A stretch of Rhodoferax potami DNA encodes these proteins:
- the groES gene encoding co-chaperone GroES, producing MNLRPLADRVIVKRVETETKTASGIYIPDNAAEKPDQGEVLAVGPGKTNDKGETKALTVKVGDRVLFGKYSGQTVKVNGDELLVMKEDDLFAVVEK from the coding sequence ATGAACCTGCGTCCTTTGGCAGATCGCGTGATTGTTAAGCGCGTCGAAACCGAAACCAAGACTGCTTCCGGCATCTACATCCCTGACAACGCAGCTGAGAAGCCTGACCAAGGTGAAGTGTTGGCTGTCGGCCCCGGCAAGACCAACGACAAGGGCGAAACCAAGGCCCTGACCGTGAAGGTCGGCGACCGCGTGTTGTTCGGCAAGTACTCCGGCCAGACCGTCAAGGTCAATGGCGATGAGCTGCTGGTCATGAAAGAAGACGACCTGTTCGCAGTCGTCGAGAAGTAA